The proteins below are encoded in one region of Amycolatopsis magusensis:
- a CDS encoding tachylectin-related carbohydrate-binding protein, with the protein MRTKRYARRSVAALAASAAIAALLAAPAAAVTNGTPTGDYGEAYWHTARITIGDNFRSCSGTLVSDQWLVTAASCFAENPAQGFRINPGPPSRPTTAQFWYGAVQAKGGGGTYKLTQRIIDLKPREDRDLVFARLETRVGLGGARLPSRPPQQAETLQLAGFGRTATDWVPLKQHLADTAVSSVTGTTFTVSGASDTCRGDAGGPAYRGDQWAPELAGVHSTSWQKGCFGSSETRGGSVETRVDDLLDWFGQHNPDQFLECSRFTRFYATKAGAVKYTENNSSPNSTLIPALDGVDYWPSLGTYGFSVPGTLKAGPAVAWSVHQKTGATDPFNDGDLRLWTVPSWEFTGGERVGTGWGHYLSAANRDKLTVDEKGRIYRIDPNGDLRLFVWDTAAKRWQNDAGAVLDTGWGRFNSITAAGDGVLYARTTAGALIRFHYDHATQAWVQREQVTPGNWSGYAQLVSPGGDVIYGTLLPSTSQKIAWTRYNPNTNTWATHRVVGTGAHWGGDHSITLKPDVCVGTR; encoded by the coding sequence ATGAGAACCAAGAGATACGCGAGACGGTCGGTGGCGGCGCTGGCCGCCTCGGCCGCGATCGCGGCGCTGCTGGCCGCACCGGCCGCCGCGGTCACCAACGGCACGCCCACCGGCGACTACGGCGAGGCGTACTGGCACACCGCACGCATCACCATCGGCGACAACTTCCGCTCCTGTTCCGGCACACTCGTGTCCGACCAGTGGCTCGTCACCGCCGCCAGCTGCTTCGCCGAGAACCCCGCGCAGGGCTTCCGGATCAACCCGGGACCGCCGAGCAGGCCCACCACCGCCCAGTTCTGGTACGGCGCGGTACAGGCGAAAGGCGGTGGCGGGACGTACAAGCTGACCCAGCGGATCATCGACCTGAAGCCGCGCGAGGACCGCGACCTGGTCTTCGCCAGGCTCGAAACGCGGGTCGGGCTCGGCGGCGCGCGGCTGCCGTCCCGGCCGCCGCAGCAGGCGGAGACGCTGCAGCTCGCCGGGTTCGGCCGGACCGCCACCGACTGGGTGCCGCTGAAGCAGCACCTCGCCGACACCGCGGTCTCCTCGGTCACGGGCACCACGTTCACCGTCTCGGGCGCGTCGGACACCTGCCGCGGTGACGCCGGTGGCCCCGCCTACCGGGGCGACCAGTGGGCGCCCGAACTGGCCGGCGTGCACAGCACGTCCTGGCAGAAGGGCTGCTTCGGCTCGTCGGAGACCCGCGGCGGTTCCGTGGAGACCCGGGTGGACGACCTGCTCGACTGGTTCGGCCAGCACAACCCCGACCAGTTCCTCGAGTGCTCGAGGTTCACCAGGTTCTACGCCACCAAAGCGGGCGCGGTGAAGTACACCGAAAACAACAGCTCGCCCAACAGCACCTTGATCCCGGCACTCGACGGCGTCGACTATTGGCCCTCGCTCGGGACGTACGGGTTCTCGGTGCCCGGCACGCTCAAGGCCGGGCCTGCCGTCGCCTGGTCGGTGCACCAGAAGACCGGCGCCACCGACCCGTTCAACGACGGCGACCTGCGCTTGTGGACCGTGCCGAGCTGGGAATTCACCGGTGGTGAGCGGGTCGGGACCGGCTGGGGCCACTACCTGTCCGCGGCCAACCGCGACAAGCTCACCGTGGACGAGAAGGGCCGGATCTACCGCATCGACCCCAACGGTGACCTGCGCCTGTTCGTCTGGGACACCGCGGCCAAGCGCTGGCAGAACGACGCCGGAGCGGTGCTCGACACCGGTTGGGGCCGGTTCAACTCCATCACCGCCGCCGGTGACGGTGTGCTCTATGCCCGCACCACCGCAGGGGCGCTCATCCGCTTCCACTACGACCACGCCACCCAGGCGTGGGTGCAGCGCGAGCAGGTGACCCCGGGCAACTGGAGCGGCTACGCCCAACTCGTCTCACCGGGCGGCGACGTCATCTACGGCACGCTGCTGCCGTCCACTTCGCAGAAGATCGCGTGGACGCGGTACAACCCGAACACCAACACCTGGGCCACGCACCGCGTGGTCGGCACCGGCGCCCATTGGGGCGGTGACCACTCGATCACGCTGAAGCCCGACGTCTGCGTCGGCACGCGCTGA
- a CDS encoding TetR/AcrR family transcriptional regulator produces MPDRIEQIVEAARALIEEGGSQALTMRAIADRLGIRAPSLYKHFPDKLAVEAGVIAIAMNELAAELAKAESLTELAAAYRAYALEHPHLYRLMNSGPLPRHLLPAGVEDRAALPLVRVAGNEDLARAIWAFAHGMVILELDGRFPPGADLGSAWRTGLSAFGFADTAAKTRPGGSRTR; encoded by the coding sequence GTGCCTGACCGGATCGAACAGATCGTCGAAGCGGCGCGGGCTCTGATCGAGGAAGGCGGCTCCCAGGCCCTGACCATGCGCGCGATCGCCGACCGGCTGGGTATCCGGGCGCCGTCGTTGTACAAGCACTTCCCGGACAAACTCGCCGTCGAAGCCGGGGTCATCGCCATCGCGATGAACGAGCTGGCCGCCGAACTGGCCAAGGCGGAGTCGTTGACCGAACTCGCGGCGGCCTACCGGGCGTACGCGCTCGAGCACCCGCACCTCTACCGGCTGATGAATTCCGGCCCGCTCCCCCGGCACCTGCTGCCCGCCGGAGTGGAGGACCGCGCCGCCCTCCCCCTCGTGCGCGTGGCAGGCAACGAAGACCTCGCCCGCGCGATCTGGGCGTTCGCACACGGCATGGTCATCCTGGAACTCGACGGCAGGTTCCCGCCCGGAGCCGATCTGGGCAGCGCCTGGCGCACCGGATTGAGCGCGTTCGGTTTCGCTGACACGGCAGCGAAAACCCGCCCCGGCGGGTCGCGGACACGGTGA
- a CDS encoding DUF4260 family protein — protein MSHVLAPGRPVVQRVAWGVLALFLLAFLVFEVVKHGGDTLATALVLLIAPDLTMFIGAGEGGNGRLSPKAVPFYNAMHRPWIPLAILFGYSVSDLNWVPLFTAGLAWLLHVSLDRAFGYGLRDRDGSRRA, from the coding sequence ATGTCCCACGTTCTCGCACCCGGCCGTCCGGTGGTCCAGCGCGTCGCCTGGGGTGTTCTTGCCTTGTTCCTGCTGGCCTTCCTCGTGTTCGAGGTGGTCAAGCACGGCGGCGATACGCTGGCCACCGCACTGGTCCTTCTCATCGCGCCCGACCTGACGATGTTCATCGGCGCCGGCGAGGGCGGAAACGGCAGGCTCTCCCCCAAGGCCGTGCCGTTCTACAACGCCATGCACCGGCCGTGGATCCCGCTGGCGATCTTGTTCGGCTACAGCGTCTCCGACTTGAACTGGGTGCCGCTGTTCACGGCCGGACTGGCCTGGCTGCTGCACGTTTCCTTGGATCGCGCCTTCGGTTACGGCCTGCGTGACCGCGACGGGAGCCGTCGTGCCTGA